A portion of the Mesobacillus sp. AQ2 genome contains these proteins:
- the trmB gene encoding tRNA (guanosine(46)-N7)-methyltransferase TrmB, with the protein MRLRNKPWAKDKLKEYSNFVIQEPEQHRGKWGEVFEKDQPLHIEIGTGKGQFITGMAKANPDVNYIGIELQESVIVSALDRLIEEDLPNCKLMNVNGAELAKYFESGDVDRVYLNFSDPWPKTRHEKRRLTFKSFLEVYESILVKNGEIHFKTDNQGLFEYSLVSFSHYGMKLNYVSLDLHNSDFEGNIMTEYEEKFSSRGSRIYRCEVQFISK; encoded by the coding sequence ATGAGACTAAGAAACAAGCCTTGGGCTAAAGATAAATTGAAGGAATACTCTAATTTTGTGATCCAGGAGCCGGAGCAGCACCGTGGAAAATGGGGTGAGGTTTTTGAAAAAGACCAGCCGCTTCACATCGAGATCGGTACCGGTAAAGGCCAATTCATCACAGGAATGGCCAAAGCCAATCCGGACGTTAACTATATCGGCATTGAACTGCAGGAGAGCGTCATTGTCAGTGCACTGGACAGGCTGATTGAAGAAGATTTGCCAAACTGCAAACTAATGAATGTGAACGGGGCTGAACTTGCAAAGTATTTTGAAAGCGGAGACGTCGACCGGGTCTATTTGAATTTCTCTGATCCATGGCCAAAAACACGCCATGAAAAACGCAGACTGACTTTCAAATCCTTCCTTGAAGTATACGAATCCATCCTTGTGAAGAATGGAGAAATCCACTTCAAGACAGATAATCAGGGCTTGTTCGAGTATTCGCTCGTAAGCTTTTCACATTATGGCATGAAGCTGAATTACGTCAGCCTCGACCTTCACAACAGCGACTTCGAAGGCAACATCATGACGGAATACGAAGAAAAATTCTCGTCACGAGGCAGCCGGATTTACCGCTGTGAAGTGCAATTTATTTCTAAATAA
- a CDS encoding YtzH-like family protein: MPLSHHDQVNLLKDILSNQHTDCCGSVAEYQQLERLIKSLMVNTNVDGNIKTILQDVYQYSQNGVNASDLEQHIETNRNQLSQWVDDIGQFS; the protein is encoded by the coding sequence GTGCCTTTAAGCCACCATGACCAGGTAAATTTATTAAAGGATATATTAAGCAACCAGCACACTGACTGCTGCGGATCGGTTGCAGAGTATCAACAGCTGGAACGTCTGATTAAATCGCTGATGGTCAACACGAATGTGGATGGCAACATCAAAACGATCCTCCAGGATGTTTACCAGTATAGCCAGAACGGAGTAAATGCTTCCGACCTGGAACAGCATATCGAGACGAATCGGAATCAGTTATCCCAATGGGTCGATGATATCGGTCAATTCTCCTAA
- a CDS encoding phosphotransferase family protein: protein MEHLFGQDWEIVPAGGATGAAYFAQHEEQRLFLKRNSSPFLAVLSAEGIVPKLVWTKRLENGDVITAQQWMNGRELKPGDMNNDRVARLLKKIHASDPLLGMLTRLGKSPLKPEMFLQALNEDLDVELRTKPAVIDAMKFLTEYVGDVDHAEKVVCHCDVNHNNWLLTEDNQLYLIDWDGAMIADPAIDLGLLLYSYIPLEEWEAWLDKYGISLTENLRLRMKWYALAQSLSSIQWHKNQNRIPEMEKWIDFLKALF, encoded by the coding sequence TTGGAACATTTATTTGGACAGGATTGGGAGATCGTTCCTGCTGGCGGCGCAACCGGTGCTGCCTATTTTGCACAGCATGAAGAACAAAGGCTGTTTTTAAAACGAAATTCATCCCCTTTTCTTGCTGTACTCTCCGCAGAAGGAATCGTACCCAAGCTTGTTTGGACTAAAAGGTTAGAAAACGGAGATGTTATAACGGCGCAGCAGTGGATGAATGGAAGAGAGCTGAAGCCCGGGGATATGAACAATGACCGTGTGGCCAGGCTGTTGAAGAAAATCCATGCGTCAGATCCGCTTCTTGGGATGCTCACAAGGCTGGGAAAGAGTCCGCTGAAGCCCGAGATGTTCCTTCAAGCCTTAAATGAAGATTTGGATGTGGAACTGCGTACGAAGCCTGCAGTAATCGATGCGATGAAGTTCCTGACTGAATATGTCGGCGATGTCGACCACGCTGAAAAAGTGGTTTGCCATTGCGATGTGAATCATAACAACTGGCTGCTTACCGAAGACAACCAGTTGTATTTAATCGATTGGGACGGCGCGATGATCGCTGATCCCGCCATCGATCTGGGGCTTCTCCTCTATTCCTATATACCATTGGAGGAATGGGAAGCGTGGCTGGACAAGTACGGCATCAGCCTGACAGAGAACCTCAGGCTGCGAATGAAATGGTACGCGCTCGCCCAGTCGCTTTCATCGATTCAATGGCACAAGAACCAGAATCGCATTCCAGAGATGGAAAAATGGATTGATTTCTTAAAGGCACTTTTTTAA
- the pulA gene encoding type I pullulanase, which translates to MIAIEREFYAYLDQVDLITVLLPYSYFDGDSKEFRLKGEGVDLPLAIQKKVYLEETVKYICLASVRPEIGKPYKVSDDHGGETDLQIGAVIRTEEFDRLFFYEGNDLGVSYTPEKSTFKLWAPTAGKIRLKLFRDDRQNPEFINMKRSGKGVWSITVERNLELYRYSFLVCINLEWREAVDPYAIALTVNGEYGVVVDPTKASQVQDGFTPLRNPVDAIIYEAHIRDLTMHPNSGASRKGTYLGAAEMDTMTPLGESTGLAYIRQLGVTHIELLPFHDFEGVDELDTFGSYNWGYNPVHYNGPDGSYATDPEDPYSRITELKQLISAIHKMDLGVIMDVVYNHVYIREDSPFEKIVPGYFFRHDEHGLPSNGTGVGNDIASERLMVRKYIVDSVLFWLNEYQVDGFRFDLMGILDVETMTAVRKAVDGVKPHMLIIGEGWDLNTPLPGDRKANIANQGKLPGIGQFNDWFRDSIKGSTFNIYDKGYALGNERYLEAAKQVMAGSVGIGKRKSGLFLQPGQSVNYIESHDNHTLWDKLKICTPDVEDAILKKQHRLATSMVLLAQGIPFLHSGQEFFRTKKGVGNSYRSPDDINWLDWDLRDENLDNISYIKGIIAIRKANEAFRLGDSEEIRRRMAFLPLQAPLIGYELQAGAGWEKIIVLINPSMDQQLAELPEEAKWNVLVDHENASAEPFRHMEGKKVLLEPCSLFVAAK; encoded by the coding sequence ATGATTGCCATTGAAAGGGAGTTTTACGCCTATCTTGATCAAGTAGATCTCATTACAGTTTTGCTGCCTTATTCTTATTTTGATGGTGACTCCAAAGAGTTCCGGCTCAAAGGAGAGGGCGTTGATTTGCCTTTGGCAATCCAGAAAAAGGTATACCTTGAGGAGACAGTGAAATATATTTGTTTGGCCAGTGTCAGGCCGGAAATCGGTAAACCATATAAAGTATCAGATGATCATGGCGGCGAAACCGATCTGCAAATCGGTGCAGTCATCCGTACGGAGGAATTTGACAGGTTATTTTTTTACGAGGGAAATGATCTTGGGGTCAGCTATACACCTGAAAAAAGCACTTTCAAGCTATGGGCTCCTACCGCCGGGAAAATCAGGCTAAAGCTGTTTCGGGATGATCGGCAAAACCCTGAATTCATTAATATGAAAAGATCCGGGAAAGGTGTATGGAGCATTACGGTTGAAAGGAATCTGGAGCTTTATCGGTATTCGTTCCTGGTGTGTATCAATCTTGAATGGAGAGAGGCGGTTGATCCGTATGCAATCGCTTTAACAGTTAATGGTGAATATGGAGTTGTGGTCGACCCAACCAAAGCAAGCCAGGTACAGGACGGTTTTACTCCATTGAGAAATCCGGTGGATGCGATTATCTATGAAGCCCATATCAGGGATCTGACCATGCATCCCAACAGTGGGGCTTCCAGGAAGGGGACCTACCTGGGCGCTGCAGAAATGGACACCATGACTCCGTTGGGGGAGAGTACCGGCCTTGCATATATACGCCAGCTCGGTGTCACCCATATCGAGCTTCTTCCATTCCATGATTTCGAAGGGGTAGATGAACTGGACACTTTCGGTTCCTATAACTGGGGGTATAATCCAGTCCATTATAATGGACCGGATGGCAGCTATGCGACGGATCCGGAAGATCCCTACAGCCGGATAACCGAACTTAAGCAGCTGATTTCTGCGATACACAAAATGGATCTGGGTGTCATCATGGACGTGGTTTATAATCATGTCTACATCCGGGAAGATTCCCCTTTTGAAAAAATAGTCCCGGGTTATTTTTTCCGTCATGATGAACATGGTCTTCCCTCGAATGGAACGGGAGTGGGGAACGATATCGCCTCTGAAAGACTGATGGTGAGGAAATACATCGTTGATTCAGTCCTGTTCTGGCTGAATGAGTACCAGGTTGACGGCTTCCGTTTCGACTTGATGGGAATCCTTGACGTTGAGACGATGACGGCCGTCAGGAAGGCCGTGGATGGTGTAAAACCCCATATGCTGATTATTGGGGAAGGCTGGGATCTCAATACCCCGCTGCCGGGTGACCGGAAAGCCAATATTGCCAACCAGGGGAAGCTTCCGGGGATTGGCCAGTTCAATGACTGGTTCCGAGATTCTATTAAGGGCAGTACCTTTAATATTTATGACAAAGGATATGCACTGGGAAATGAGCGGTATCTGGAAGCAGCTAAACAGGTTATGGCAGGAAGCGTTGGAATCGGCAAGCGGAAAAGCGGCCTGTTCCTCCAGCCTGGCCAGTCGGTGAATTACATTGAGTCACATGATAACCATACCTTGTGGGATAAGCTGAAAATATGCACTCCCGATGTGGAGGATGCTATTTTGAAAAAGCAGCACAGACTGGCAACATCGATGGTCTTGCTGGCACAGGGCATCCCGTTTTTACACAGCGGCCAGGAATTTTTCAGGACGAAGAAGGGAGTCGGCAACAGCTATCGATCTCCTGACGACATAAACTGGCTAGATTGGGACCTTCGTGATGAAAACCTGGATAATATCAGCTACATCAAAGGGATCATTGCGATACGAAAAGCGAACGAAGCTTTCAGGCTTGGAGACAGCGAAGAAATCCGCAGGCGAATGGCGTTTTTGCCATTGCAGGCACCGTTGATCGGATATGAACTGCAAGCAGGCGCAGGATGGGAAAAAATCATCGTGCTGATCAATCCTTCAATGGACCAGCAGCTGGCCGAACTTCCGGAAGAGGCGAAATGGAATGTCCTGGTTGACCATGAAAATGCGTCTGCAGAGCCATTTCGCCATATGGAAGGGAAAAAGGTCTTGCTGGAGCCATGCTCACTGTTCGTGGCGGCAAAATAG
- a CDS encoding diacylglycerol kinase family protein, whose protein sequence is MEKTYFIVNPNAKNGSCREIWRRLEAELETMDIPYLAFFTERAGHAEELAGSIARKLSGRQATITAVGGDGTLHEVVNGTATYPNINIGFIPGGSGNDFSRGFSIPRKASEALRLVIDQSNSRTFEIDLGKIQHKELHETYFMNNMGVGFDAAVAKESNESRMKLLLNRVSLGRLVYVYILAKKLLTFRTLPLYITIDGRGFHFDNAWFVTVSNQPYYGGGMKIAPEALPDDAILDVTVVHRISRWKLLLVFASVFWGKHTKFKEVEQYTGKSITIESPEAVLAHADCEAIGHTPLKIHVCPKAARILTEKNHPGHTEELKINDCH, encoded by the coding sequence ATGGAGAAAACCTATTTCATCGTCAATCCGAATGCGAAAAATGGGAGCTGCAGGGAGATTTGGAGAAGGCTAGAGGCAGAGCTCGAAACCATGGATATCCCGTACCTTGCCTTTTTTACCGAACGAGCGGGACATGCGGAAGAGCTCGCCGGGTCAATTGCGCGCAAGTTAAGCGGCAGGCAGGCAACAATCACGGCAGTTGGGGGAGACGGTACGCTGCATGAAGTGGTGAATGGCACGGCAACGTATCCTAATATTAATATTGGTTTCATTCCCGGCGGGTCCGGTAATGATTTTTCAAGGGGATTTTCCATTCCGCGAAAAGCATCCGAAGCATTGCGTTTGGTGATTGACCAGAGCAATTCCCGGACTTTTGAAATCGACCTCGGAAAAATCCAGCACAAGGAATTACATGAAACCTATTTCATGAATAATATGGGGGTAGGCTTTGATGCCGCGGTCGCAAAAGAATCCAATGAATCAAGGATGAAACTGCTGCTGAACCGTGTTTCGCTGGGCAGGCTTGTCTATGTTTATATTCTTGCAAAAAAACTGCTCACTTTCCGAACCCTCCCTCTTTATATAACGATTGACGGGAGAGGGTTTCATTTTGATAATGCGTGGTTTGTGACCGTTTCGAACCAGCCATACTACGGAGGGGGCATGAAGATTGCTCCGGAGGCTCTGCCGGATGATGCGATTCTCGATGTTACCGTTGTTCACAGGATCTCCAGATGGAAGCTGCTGCTGGTTTTCGCCAGTGTCTTCTGGGGAAAGCACACAAAGTTCAAGGAAGTTGAGCAATATACCGGCAAGTCCATTACCATCGAATCACCAGAGGCAGTGTTGGCCCATGCCGATTGTGAAGCAATTGGGCATACACCTTTGAAAATCCATGTATGTCCAAAAGCAGCAAGGATTTTGACAGAAAAAAACCATCCAGGGCATACCGAGGAGTTGAAAATAAATGATTGCCATTGA
- a CDS encoding NERD domain-containing protein, with product MAQLIKLQDYVSRYAQDIYLYPSRYVRLKKKQWEGLKEKWENGHGQPYKDLKNESSPELPDSILDKIKSRIRQPGTVKDEEIVPESPGQSDDHDILMDADALSSISSIKTEDELKQHFLDNLLPFQLKWASSTLIERSFIAKEFTHDRTLKFLLQRFPDTFLILYKPIFLLKKAPVEAELVLVTPSAAICISFVEAEEDAAFVGSKDRFWIKKTKNKETKILNPLIALNRTEKIVKSLFDMYGVDLPVQKLLLSRNGYFDYPLPPYGVQFIDKRNFEEWFLAQRGMKSPLKHMQLKAAQVLLQFCQTTSVRRLEWENRPGEEK from the coding sequence ATGGCACAATTAATCAAACTACAAGACTATGTATCACGCTATGCCCAGGATATTTATCTTTATCCTTCGAGATATGTCCGGCTGAAGAAAAAGCAATGGGAGGGATTGAAGGAGAAATGGGAGAACGGACATGGCCAGCCATATAAAGATTTAAAGAACGAATCATCACCAGAACTGCCTGATTCTATCCTTGATAAAATCAAGAGCAGGATCCGCCAGCCCGGAACAGTAAAGGATGAGGAAATTGTTCCTGAAAGCCCGGGACAAAGTGATGACCACGACATTCTTATGGATGCCGATGCATTATCTTCTATCAGCAGCATTAAAACAGAAGATGAATTGAAGCAGCATTTCCTCGATAATTTGCTGCCGTTCCAGCTTAAGTGGGCAAGTTCCACATTGATAGAAAGATCCTTTATCGCAAAAGAATTCACCCATGACCGGACCCTGAAGTTTTTGCTTCAGCGTTTTCCGGATACCTTCCTCATTTTATATAAACCTATCTTTTTACTGAAAAAAGCGCCGGTTGAAGCAGAATTGGTATTGGTCACTCCTTCTGCAGCTATTTGTATTTCATTTGTTGAAGCAGAAGAGGATGCTGCTTTTGTCGGCTCGAAGGACCGATTCTGGATAAAAAAGACAAAAAATAAGGAAACGAAAATCCTCAATCCGCTGATTGCCTTGAACAGAACAGAGAAAATCGTCAAATCTCTTTTTGATATGTACGGGGTGGATCTGCCTGTGCAAAAATTGCTGTTGAGCCGAAACGGCTACTTTGACTATCCTTTGCCGCCATATGGGGTGCAGTTCATCGATAAACGAAATTTCGAGGAATGGTTCTTGGCCCAGAGAGGAATGAAATCTCCATTAAAGCATATGCAATTAAAAGCGGCACAGGTACTGCTCCAATTTTGCCAGACAACATCGGTCAGGAGACTTGAATGGGAAAACCGCCCTGGGGAAGAAAAGTAA
- the thpR gene encoding RNA 2',3'-cyclic phosphodiesterase → MGQHAHFFYALELPGEVKEVFKSKIEHLQEELPFKTWVHPQDLHITLAFLGNAPDDKMKAASERIEAAIKLKTPFEMKIDHLGFFGRRDAPRIFWAGLEESQELRGVRQDVFSACLDSGFTLEKRPFSPHITIARKWMGETPFSSGTLEAVNTFKNEQISFQAGRVVLYKTHLGKSPKYEPIKQFPLAPGK, encoded by the coding sequence ATGGGACAGCATGCTCATTTTTTCTATGCTCTTGAACTTCCTGGGGAAGTCAAAGAAGTATTCAAGAGCAAAATCGAACACCTGCAGGAAGAATTACCATTCAAAACCTGGGTCCATCCTCAGGATCTACATATCACACTGGCGTTTCTTGGGAATGCTCCTGATGACAAAATGAAAGCTGCCAGTGAACGAATTGAAGCAGCTATAAAGTTGAAGACCCCATTTGAGATGAAAATCGATCACCTTGGCTTTTTTGGCCGCAGAGACGCACCACGGATTTTCTGGGCTGGGCTCGAAGAATCACAGGAGTTGAGGGGAGTAAGGCAGGATGTATTCTCAGCTTGCCTGGATTCAGGGTTCACCCTTGAAAAGCGTCCCTTCAGTCCTCATATTACCATCGCCAGGAAATGGATGGGGGAAACTCCTTTTTCCTCTGGAACACTTGAGGCAGTGAACACATTTAAAAACGAACAAATTTCTTTTCAGGCCGGAAGGGTCGTTTTGTACAAGACCCATCTGGGGAAAAGTCCTAAATATGAACCAATCAAACAATTCCCGCTTGCTCCCGGTAAATAA